One Leptospira bouyouniensis DNA window includes the following coding sequences:
- a CDS encoding PP2C family protein-serine/threonine phosphatase, translating into MTRSFYIYFKEIFHKPTKQEWDILKLAEPRFDKEYTYSVFLTHFIVYSLLFVPPFADLRGDILPYLLGVTIIRFVLLLQFFTKSISLEKVIYFSGIIADGLVYFVFVKAIQSYPSLGNFYLLNSYLMSFIIPILLYSTRLNPFGCIFSAIYFSIFHFSYIFQLPIGIQEQTSVFSQYFLIFVYAGSALLGVVFVFNKRKDTADVYSLSEEKRFMLQELELAKKVQDALFPGNIKIPNLTFTFYRKSPNVIGGDFFDFVQLREGNVGVFLTDVAGHGISSAMVASIMKVLVSTIPYRFKTAPARLMDYLDDRLAHDLNKYHASAIYLFFDFLEKKLTIGNAGHPYLILAKKGEEFQELETQGAILGFNIKIPPISEKTVPITQGDRFFIYTDGLIESMDHNGNCLGTEGLLDLLNRHRHSENVKELENNLLHELKTKFGLDTFSDDTMFLILEVEE; encoded by the coding sequence TTTAAAACTTGCTGAGCCACGTTTTGATAAAGAATATACATATTCAGTTTTTTTAACTCACTTTATCGTTTATAGTTTACTCTTTGTTCCACCTTTCGCAGATCTCCGCGGGGATATTCTCCCTTATTTATTAGGAGTCACCATCATCCGTTTTGTTTTGTTATTACAATTTTTCACTAAATCAATTTCTTTAGAAAAAGTAATTTATTTCAGCGGGATCATTGCAGATGGATTGGTATATTTTGTATTTGTAAAAGCCATCCAATCTTATCCATCTCTTGGAAATTTTTATTTATTAAATTCCTATTTGATGTCATTTATCATTCCTATTTTACTTTATAGCACAAGATTGAATCCATTTGGTTGTATATTTAGTGCGATCTATTTTTCAATTTTTCATTTTTCTTATATTTTTCAACTTCCTATTGGAATCCAAGAACAAACTTCTGTCTTTAGCCAATACTTTCTGATTTTTGTTTATGCGGGTAGTGCGCTACTTGGTGTAGTTTTTGTGTTTAACAAACGTAAAGATACAGCAGATGTGTACAGTTTGTCCGAAGAAAAACGATTTATGTTACAAGAGTTGGAACTTGCAAAAAAAGTACAAGATGCACTATTTCCAGGAAATATAAAAATCCCTAACTTAACGTTTACGTTCTATCGCAAAAGTCCCAATGTGATTGGTGGTGACTTCTTTGACTTTGTACAACTCAGGGAAGGGAACGTCGGTGTGTTTTTGACGGACGTGGCGGGACATGGAATTTCATCAGCGATGGTCGCATCAATTATGAAGGTTCTTGTTTCTACCATTCCGTATCGATTCAAAACAGCACCGGCAAGGCTAATGGATTATTTGGATGATCGGTTGGCTCATGATTTAAATAAATACCATGCTTCTGCGATTTATTTGTTTTTTGATTTTCTAGAAAAAAAACTAACGATTGGAAATGCAGGGCATCCTTATCTGATTTTAGCAAAAAAAGGGGAAGAATTCCAAGAATTAGAAACCCAAGGCGCAATTCTTGGATTTAATATCAAAATCCCTCCAATCTCTGAAAAAACTGTCCCGATCACACAAGGGGATAGATTTTTTATCTATACTGACGGCTTAATTGAATCTATGGACCATAATGGGAATTGTTTAGGTACAGAAGGATTACTTGATTTACTCAATCGTCACAGACATAGCGAGAACGTAAAAGAGCTAGAGAATAATCTCCTTCACGAACTAAAAACCAAGTTCGGCCTTGATACTTTTTCAGATGACACCATGTTCCTCATATTGGAAGTAGAAGAATAA
- a CDS encoding enoyl-CoA hydratase-related protein yields MHLSFLEIQIKSNFALVTIKRPEALNALNDVVITEIGEMVDTLEANSQVRGFILTGEGKAFVAGADIAKMKEFNVREGQAFSELGQSVFRKMELSGLISIAAINGFCLGGGMELAMACDIRYASTAAKLGLPEVTLGLLPGFGGSQRLPRLIGVGRATELILSGDMISSDEGFRLGLVNKVCDPAELLNESEKTLTTILSRGPNAIKAAKTAIRQGLETNMDRGLEWEKQLFGGRFADKETKEGLSAFLEKRKPNF; encoded by the coding sequence ATTCATTTGTCTTTTTTAGAGATTCAAATCAAATCCAATTTTGCCCTCGTTACCATCAAAAGACCGGAAGCACTTAACGCACTTAACGACGTTGTGATCACAGAAATCGGTGAGATGGTCGATACACTAGAAGCCAATTCCCAAGTAAGAGGATTTATATTGACTGGTGAAGGGAAAGCATTTGTTGCAGGTGCCGACATTGCCAAGATGAAAGAATTTAATGTCAGAGAAGGTCAGGCTTTTTCGGAACTTGGACAATCAGTTTTCCGTAAAATGGAATTATCAGGTCTCATCTCTATTGCTGCCATCAATGGATTTTGTTTGGGTGGTGGAATGGAACTTGCGATGGCATGTGACATTCGTTATGCGTCGACGGCTGCTAAATTGGGTCTTCCTGAAGTCACCTTGGGTTTACTCCCTGGATTTGGTGGTTCACAAAGATTACCAAGGCTCATAGGTGTGGGACGAGCTACCGAGCTCATTTTGTCTGGGGATATGATTTCATCGGATGAAGGATTTAGACTTGGACTTGTGAACAAAGTTTGTGATCCAGCTGAACTACTAAATGAATCTGAAAAAACTCTTACGACAATTTTGTCTCGAGGACCTAACGCAATCAAGGCGGCAAAAACTGCCATTCGCCAAGGTTTAGAAACCAATATGGATAGAGGACTTGAATGGGAAAAACAACTGTTCGGTGGAAGATTTGCAGACAAAGAAACTAAAGAAGGTTTATCAGCGTTTCTTGAAAAAAGGAAACCTAATTTTTAA
- a CDS encoding DUF192 domain-containing protein, whose amino-acid sequence MFTRLSLSFLLFFVVVCKQAESFPSQTNTPEIIFGSVADRVLKLEIANTPSTRATGLMYRTKLGEDEGMLFVFPRADYLNFWMKNTLIPLSIGYFSEDMRLLESFDMKPNQTDEVYNASKPAMYALEVNQGWFAKHKIGKDAVLTLERKVSAKD is encoded by the coding sequence ATGTTCACACGGCTCTCTTTATCTTTCCTTTTGTTTTTTGTTGTCGTTTGTAAACAAGCGGAATCCTTTCCGTCACAAACCAATACTCCAGAAATCATTTTTGGAAGTGTCGCAGACCGTGTTCTCAAATTAGAAATCGCCAATACCCCTTCCACTCGTGCGACGGGGTTAATGTACCGCACAAAACTTGGGGAAGACGAAGGAATGCTTTTTGTTTTTCCCAGAGCTGATTATTTGAACTTTTGGATGAAAAATACACTCATCCCATTGTCGATTGGTTATTTTTCAGAAGATATGCGACTTTTAGAATCATTCGATATGAAACCAAACCAAACCGATGAGGTGTACAACGCAAGCAAACCTGCAATGTATGCGTTAGAGGTCAACCAAGGATGGTTTGCCAAACATAAAATCGGCAAAGATGCAGTCCTCACTTTGGAACGGAAAGTTTCAGCAAAAGATTAA
- a CDS encoding glycogen/starch/alpha-glucan phosphorylase, with protein MVVNNPRLINLLSEEQKADLASMEKQFAHHLEYTIGKNRYNLKNEDIYKALGHTIRDFLIDRLNMTHERYREQNPKKVFYFSLEFLMGRTLMNALINLGLYDTIQEMLRGIGFELTDVLEFETDAGLGNGGLGRLAACFLDSMATLNVPGFGYGIRYDYGIFNQIIANGSQLEMPDHWDADGVPYEVVRSDISFSVGFFGHTETRVSGKGKIQHDWVPDETVLATAHDYPIPGFNTNTVNYLRLWAAKSSEEFNLDYFNHGDYMKAVQDKSISENISKVLYPNDTTEQGKVLRLKQQYFMVCASLQDILIQFREFKYNLKELPDFIAIQLNDTHPSIGIAELMRIFLDNEEMDWNEAWEIVTKVFSYTNHTVLPEALESWRVELFEKLLPRHLEIIYEINHRFLSDIRNKGVLSESEIQQVSIIEEGNEKRVRMANLAVIGSYRVNGVAALHSDLIQKTIFQAFTKVFPEKFNNKTNGITPRRWLLQSNPSLANLISKKIGNEFTTNLYKLKDLEAFVDDADFQNDWREVKFTAKNELARLIKSETGITIDPNSLIDVQVKRFHEYKRQLLNILRVIALYRRIKENPNTVITPRTVVFGGKAAPGYYMAKLIIKLINNVAWVVNRDKDVADRLKVVFIPNYRVSLAEKIIPGSNLSEQISTAGTEASGTSNMKFMLNGALTIGTLDGANVEILEEVGAENIYIFGLHTEEVFRMKEAGYNPSEFIHQNEDLHRILLMIRENFFSMGEPGIFGPIYDSLFYTDNYLLMADFTSYDETQNLVAHDFLNETMWTKKSILNVARSGKFSSDRTIREYAKDIWKVPLLDTIPPQTIYKLPQN; from the coding sequence ATGGTAGTCAACAACCCTCGTTTGATCAATTTATTATCCGAAGAACAAAAAGCCGACTTGGCTTCAATGGAAAAACAATTTGCTCACCACTTAGAGTATACCATTGGGAAAAATCGTTATAATCTTAAAAACGAAGACATTTACAAAGCATTAGGCCATACGATTCGTGACTTTCTCATCGATCGATTGAATATGACACACGAACGTTACAGGGAACAAAACCCCAAAAAAGTATTTTATTTTTCCTTGGAATTTTTGATGGGACGAACTCTGATGAATGCTCTCATCAATCTAGGGTTATACGATACCATCCAGGAGATGTTACGAGGAATTGGGTTTGAACTAACAGATGTTTTAGAATTTGAAACGGATGCAGGGCTCGGGAACGGGGGTCTTGGTCGTCTTGCCGCTTGTTTTTTGGATTCAATGGCAACATTGAATGTTCCAGGTTTTGGATATGGGATTCGTTACGATTATGGGATATTTAACCAAATCATTGCAAATGGAAGCCAATTGGAAATGCCAGACCACTGGGATGCAGATGGTGTTCCTTATGAAGTGGTTAGGTCTGATATTTCGTTCTCTGTAGGATTTTTTGGACATACAGAAACAAGAGTTTCGGGTAAGGGGAAAATTCAACATGATTGGGTTCCAGATGAAACAGTCCTTGCGACTGCTCATGATTATCCGATTCCAGGATTTAACACAAATACGGTGAATTATTTAAGGCTTTGGGCTGCAAAGTCTTCAGAAGAATTCAATTTGGATTATTTTAATCATGGCGATTATATGAAAGCCGTGCAGGACAAATCAATTTCGGAAAATATATCAAAAGTATTATACCCGAATGATACCACTGAACAAGGGAAAGTGTTACGTCTCAAACAACAATACTTTATGGTTTGTGCTTCCTTGCAAGATATCCTCATCCAATTTAGAGAATTTAAATACAATTTGAAAGAACTTCCAGATTTCATTGCAATCCAATTGAATGATACTCACCCGAGCATTGGTATCGCTGAATTAATGAGAATTTTTTTGGACAATGAAGAGATGGATTGGAATGAGGCTTGGGAAATTGTCACTAAAGTTTTTTCGTATACCAATCATACAGTGTTACCAGAAGCTTTAGAATCTTGGCGTGTAGAGTTATTTGAAAAATTATTACCAAGGCATTTGGAAATCATTTATGAAATCAATCATCGTTTTTTAAGTGATATAAGAAATAAAGGTGTTTTATCAGAATCCGAAATCCAACAAGTGAGCATCATTGAAGAAGGGAATGAAAAACGTGTTCGAATGGCAAACCTTGCCGTGATTGGCTCCTATCGTGTGAATGGAGTTGCTGCCTTACATTCAGACCTGATCCAAAAAACAATTTTCCAAGCATTTACAAAAGTTTTCCCTGAAAAATTTAACAACAAAACAAATGGAATCACACCTAGACGATGGTTGTTACAATCAAACCCAAGTCTTGCTAATTTAATCTCTAAAAAAATTGGGAACGAGTTTACTACTAACTTATACAAGTTAAAGGATTTAGAGGCATTTGTGGATGATGCCGATTTCCAAAACGATTGGAGAGAGGTCAAATTCACAGCTAAAAATGAACTTGCTCGTCTCATCAAAAGTGAAACGGGAATCACAATCGATCCCAATTCGCTCATCGATGTCCAAGTCAAACGATTCCATGAATACAAACGCCAACTTCTCAATATTTTACGAGTGATTGCATTGTACAGAAGGATCAAAGAAAATCCCAATACAGTAATCACACCTAGAACTGTCGTGTTCGGTGGGAAAGCAGCGCCTGGGTATTATATGGCAAAACTGATCATCAAACTCATCAATAATGTAGCTTGGGTTGTGAACCGTGATAAAGATGTTGCTGATCGATTAAAAGTAGTTTTTATCCCCAACTATAGGGTGAGCCTTGCTGAAAAAATCATCCCTGGTAGTAATTTGTCAGAACAAATTTCGACAGCAGGAACAGAAGCATCTGGGACCAGTAACATGAAATTTATGTTAAATGGTGCATTGACCATTGGGACTTTGGATGGAGCCAATGTTGAGATTTTGGAAGAGGTAGGCGCAGAAAATATATATATCTTCGGACTTCATACAGAAGAAGTATTTCGGATGAAAGAAGCTGGATACAATCCATCTGAATTCATCCATCAAAATGAAGACCTTCACCGTATTCTACTCATGATCCGAGAGAACTTTTTTTCGATGGGAGAACCGGGGATTTTTGGTCCGATTTATGATAGTCTGTTTTACACTGACAATTACCTCCTTATGGCTGATTTCACGTCTTATGATGAAACCCAAAACCTCGTCGCACATGATTTCTTGAATGAAACCATGTGGACTAAAAAATCCATCCTCAATGTGGCTAGATCGGGTAAGTTTTCCTCTGACCGGACGATCCGGGAGTATGCCAAGGACATCTGGAAGGTCCCTCTCCTTGACACAATTCCTCCCCAAACTATCTATAAATTGCCACAAAACTGA
- a CDS encoding response regulator, producing the protein MSKGYIICVDDEVSVLETLAEQLLARFGESHIIETASSAEEALSLIDEIIGSNDIVELIVSDQVMPGMKGDRFLEQVHQRLPDAIKILLTGQAGLDSAIYAINNGGLSRYVEKPWNIEELSKDIKDLLDKFRQNLENQHLIQALNRRILELESNQN; encoded by the coding sequence ATGAGTAAAGGTTATATTATATGTGTCGATGATGAAGTATCAGTGTTGGAAACGCTTGCGGAACAACTACTGGCTCGGTTTGGCGAATCCCATATCATCGAGACAGCCAGTAGTGCCGAAGAGGCACTTTCCCTCATTGATGAAATTATTGGTAGCAACGATATCGTAGAGCTCATCGTTTCCGACCAGGTGATGCCTGGGATGAAAGGAGATCGATTTTTGGAACAGGTGCACCAACGCCTTCCTGATGCGATCAAAATCCTTCTTACGGGGCAAGCGGGACTTGATTCGGCAATTTATGCCATCAACAATGGGGGACTCAGTCGGTATGTCGAAAAACCTTGGAACATCGAAGAATTATCCAAAGACATCAAAGACTTACTCGATAAATTTCGGCAAAATTTGGAGAACCAACACCTTATCCAAGCCCTCAACCGAAGGATCCTTGAACTCGAATCAAACCAAAATTAA
- a CDS encoding HEAT repeat domain-containing protein, with amino-acid sequence MNSNQTKIKLFICISLLSCLSLSPLFGKEKELSPEQISKKKDVLSKMIRYGTSQERKQALGELLRFPKENATDLYELVGEQLKTEKDMGMKIVLLKTVGDLNLKENHTTIISLFEDPNEDVNKQAVTSAKKMKLAEATSPLLEKVKKEDFTKNSNSLSLYISALGELPDGKIAAPFLETKFREKFNNADIRGQIALYFGGVLYQEAESALIEVAFDDIQPTTLRCYSMNTLGKLKSESAKPKLYELLDSLKKTSGKLDAKKAQSLKIYAIGALVTMGDKEVFQELNEFARDDDSMVRLRAIEFMGNLRDPKALELLEYKRDRDPSPKVQKAAKKAIDMINGKDTPSDEEKPGDEKTEEELK; translated from the coding sequence TTGAACTCGAATCAAACCAAAATTAAATTATTCATTTGTATATCCCTATTGAGTTGCCTTTCTCTTTCTCCCTTATTTGGAAAAGAGAAAGAACTTTCACCTGAACAAATTTCCAAAAAAAAAGATGTTCTTTCTAAGATGATTCGTTATGGCACTAGCCAAGAACGAAAACAAGCATTAGGTGAGTTATTGAGATTCCCAAAAGAGAATGCGACTGATTTATACGAACTTGTGGGTGAACAATTAAAAACGGAAAAGGACATGGGAATGAAAATTGTCCTTCTGAAAACTGTTGGCGATTTGAATCTCAAAGAAAACCATACTACAATCATTTCTCTTTTTGAAGATCCCAATGAAGATGTGAATAAGCAAGCTGTGACTTCTGCAAAAAAAATGAAACTTGCAGAGGCAACTAGTCCTCTACTTGAAAAAGTAAAAAAGGAAGATTTTACTAAAAATTCGAATTCGCTTAGTTTGTATATAAGTGCCTTGGGTGAATTACCAGATGGTAAAATTGCAGCTCCATTTTTAGAAACTAAATTTAGAGAGAAGTTTAATAATGCCGACATACGTGGACAAATTGCACTTTATTTTGGAGGAGTACTTTACCAAGAAGCAGAGTCAGCATTAATTGAAGTTGCCTTTGATGACATACAACCAACGACTCTTCGTTGTTATTCAATGAATACCTTGGGAAAACTTAAGTCAGAATCTGCAAAACCTAAATTATACGAACTTTTGGATTCTCTTAAAAAAACCTCAGGCAAGTTAGATGCAAAAAAAGCCCAATCTCTAAAAATTTATGCGATTGGTGCTCTCGTAACTATGGGAGATAAAGAGGTTTTCCAAGAACTGAATGAATTTGCACGTGATGACGATAGTATGGTCAGACTTCGTGCTATCGAATTTATGGGAAATTTAAGAGATCCCAAAGCATTAGAATTATTAGAATACAAACGAGACCGTGACCCAAGTCCCAAAGTACAAAAAGCGGCAAAAAAAGCCATTGATATGATCAACGGTAAAGACACTCCTTCCGATGAAGAAAAACCAGGGGATGAGAAAACGGAAGAAGAACTCAAATGA
- a CDS encoding LIC_11959 family protein has product MKIRGKSSDPNLSNIWNWIQTTNIRLKESNKIQNRYFPFREWILVSPHFLTMRWIHFFFLTVLYFISFTPHLHSETDSKYTGPISRSEKRILDGKLEFEKTGNFPLEWKLYFKSKQGDFVVFYDLNGDEIHFRYRRNKFDLDAEFFVKDLFIGNPYLVKGEWIGYYYYPVDERGKRSSLPTPKKLPGEKKEIIDKQSIPIFLLKEYSEIRTNDLLY; this is encoded by the coding sequence ATGAAAATTCGAGGGAAAAGTTCTGATCCAAATCTTTCCAACATTTGGAATTGGATTCAAACTACAAATATTCGACTAAAAGAATCGAATAAGATTCAAAATCGATACTTTCCATTTAGAGAATGGATTTTGGTTTCTCCTCATTTTTTGACGATGAGATGGATTCATTTTTTTTTCCTTACGGTTTTATATTTTATTTCTTTTACTCCACATTTACACTCAGAAACAGATTCAAAATATACAGGCCCTATCTCTCGGTCCGAAAAACGGATATTAGATGGAAAATTGGAATTTGAAAAAACTGGAAATTTTCCTTTGGAATGGAAGTTGTATTTCAAATCAAAACAAGGAGATTTTGTTGTTTTTTATGACCTAAATGGCGATGAAATCCACTTTCGCTATCGTAGGAATAAATTTGATTTGGATGCTGAATTTTTTGTAAAAGATTTGTTTATTGGAAATCCCTACCTTGTGAAAGGGGAATGGATCGGTTATTATTATTATCCAGTAGATGAGAGAGGGAAACGGTCTTCGCTTCCCACACCAAAAAAACTCCCTGGAGAAAAAAAGGAAATTATTGATAAACAATCCATTCCTATTTTTTTATTAAAAGAATATTCAGAAATCAGAACCAATGATTTATTATATTAA
- a CDS encoding LIC12298 family protein codes for MIVRSIQQPAYNRHKDSGLAGQGPKKGFAQNQSGKTFEEYLMEAFQGEVVQNGNWVSPNLSDLGQKNLRKM; via the coding sequence ATGATCGTTCGATCCATCCAACAACCCGCTTATAACCGCCACAAGGATTCTGGCCTCGCAGGCCAAGGTCCCAAAAAGGGATTTGCCCAAAACCAATCTGGAAAAACTTTCGAAGAGTATCTAATGGAAGCATTCCAAGGTGAGGTCGTGCAGAATGGAAATTGGGTATCACCAAATCTATCCGACTTAGGCCAAAAGAACCTAAGGAAGATGTAA
- a CDS encoding ABC transporter permease encodes MERVSILWALVRRDYALQYAGSFLGISWMFLQNLVLISLYALVFLVLNLKNPSTQEDFTAYLLTGLLFWIPIQELLVRGTGILTDNRSLLKRSSLGIDLFLWIPYVQFLIHSFVTSIPVFVYLGYTEKLNLTGIFFGYFVLVLSGLYLMLLLHYLSRLNILLKDISPLIRLVSQLVFWGIPVLYYPTGVLKQWNEWNPFTIPLDVFRTAVISGFHAQFDWFHLAPFLFFFFLVYLLAKRKFQSVILDHL; translated from the coding sequence ATGGAGAGAGTATCCATACTTTGGGCTTTAGTTCGGCGTGACTATGCTCTGCAATATGCAGGGTCCTTTTTGGGGATCTCTTGGATGTTTTTGCAGAATTTAGTTCTCATCAGTTTGTACGCCCTTGTTTTTTTAGTCCTCAATCTTAAAAACCCATCCACACAAGAAGATTTCACAGCATATCTACTCACAGGACTTTTGTTTTGGATTCCTATCCAAGAACTTTTGGTGCGAGGGACGGGGATTCTCACTGACAACCGATCTCTTCTCAAAAGGTCAAGTTTAGGTATCGATTTATTTTTATGGATACCGTATGTTCAATTTTTAATCCATAGTTTTGTGACATCCATTCCCGTTTTTGTGTATTTAGGTTATACTGAGAAACTCAACCTAACAGGTATATTCTTTGGGTATTTTGTTTTGGTATTATCTGGATTGTATTTGATGTTACTTTTACACTATCTTTCAAGGCTCAATATTTTATTAAAAGACATTTCACCTTTGATTCGTTTGGTGAGCCAGCTAGTTTTTTGGGGGATTCCTGTTTTATACTATCCGACTGGTGTTCTCAAACAATGGAATGAATGGAATCCGTTTACCATCCCATTGGATGTCTTTCGCACTGCTGTGATCAGTGGTTTTCATGCACAATTTGATTGGTTCCATTTAGCACCCTTTCTTTTTTTCTTTTTTCTTGTGTACTTACTTGCGAAAAGAAAATTCCAATCAGTGATTTTGGATCATCTTTAA
- a CDS encoding ABC transporter ATP-binding protein, producing the protein MITVFIEKLSKDYHGFSKPWKRILAGLSFGYYGIDSQFTAIHSLDLKVNSGEILGIIGRNGAGKSTLLKLITGVIQKDKGTLQVNGSVRALLELSVGFNPELSGEENVYFNGLVWGYKPSEIKSLADSIFEFAELQEFRFVPLKNYSSGMAMRLGFSLATAKRPDILIVDEALAVGDASFQQKCLKRIKEFSEKGSSILVVSHDLGLVSYFCNRVILLEKGKLLFDGNPKDTIEKYMLVLGGNVQETDSFSSNSIRDLRLFLENENGLHSNVFFIGSKVKLKLKFKTEDLIEGATVGFHIDNEKGIRIFGTNTYHLGDTNRVFQKDKEYEVGFEFPIQFSAGKYSLGVAIHKGESHIEGSYFWRESLFDFEVEAGKIAKFVGVCHIPTQFHIKEDWNS; encoded by the coding sequence ATGATCACGGTTTTTATTGAAAAACTTTCCAAGGATTATCATGGATTTTCCAAACCTTGGAAACGAATTCTAGCTGGACTGAGTTTTGGATACTACGGAATTGACTCCCAATTTACTGCAATCCATTCCTTAGATTTAAAAGTTAATTCTGGTGAAATCCTTGGTATCATTGGAAGGAATGGGGCAGGTAAATCTACTCTCTTAAAACTCATCACCGGTGTGATCCAAAAAGATAAAGGTACCTTGCAGGTGAATGGATCTGTGCGGGCACTCTTAGAACTTAGTGTCGGATTTAATCCTGAACTTTCAGGAGAAGAGAATGTTTATTTTAATGGACTGGTTTGGGGCTACAAACCTTCAGAAATTAAATCTCTTGCAGATTCTATATTTGAATTTGCAGAGTTACAAGAATTTCGATTCGTACCTTTGAAAAACTATAGTTCTGGTATGGCGATGCGACTTGGGTTTAGCTTAGCAACTGCTAAACGACCAGACATCCTCATAGTCGATGAAGCACTAGCAGTTGGAGATGCAAGTTTCCAACAAAAATGTTTAAAACGAATCAAAGAATTTTCTGAAAAAGGTTCTTCGATTTTAGTGGTAAGCCATGATTTGGGACTTGTCTCCTATTTTTGTAATAGAGTTATTTTATTAGAAAAAGGGAAACTTCTCTTTGATGGGAATCCTAAGGATACAATCGAAAAATATATGCTCGTGTTAGGTGGTAATGTACAAGAAACAGATTCATTTTCATCGAATTCCATTCGAGACTTACGTCTTTTTTTGGAAAATGAAAACGGATTACATTCAAATGTATTTTTTATTGGTTCCAAGGTAAAATTGAAACTTAAATTTAAAACCGAAGACCTGATTGAAGGTGCCACTGTTGGGTTTCATATCGATAATGAAAAAGGGATCCGCATTTTTGGAACCAATACCTACCATTTAGGTGATACCAATCGTGTATTCCAAAAAGACAAAGAATATGAAGTTGGTTTTGAATTTCCAATCCAGTTTAGTGCTGGGAAATATAGCCTTGGAGTCGCAATCCATAAAGGTGAATCTCATATCGAAGGGAGTTATTTTTGGCGGGAGTCACTCTTCGATTTCGAAGTGGAAGCCGGAAAAATTGCAAAATTTGTAGGAGTTTGCCACATTCCGACCCAATTCCACATCAAGGAAGATTGGAATTCATAA